A region of the Osmia lignaria lignaria isolate PbOS001 chromosome 5, iyOsmLign1, whole genome shotgun sequence genome:
tcattccatTTGTAGGTTTAAACAAGTACAGGGAGATAAGAATGCAGAGTATGATGTGATCACTACTTCCAGGTGAGAATTCATTGTAGGTTTTGTCGCGATTAAAAATCTTAtacttttcataaaattattatcaaaaatCATATAATATTGCTTCTGCAAATATATCGAATTTATTGCTAAAAAAAGTATTGTATGCATTTTTGTTTATCTTAAGTTAAATCATGTTtctaaaagaaaacaatttatatatatttatatatattttaaagtagTTATTAATATAAAGTACTATTACGTTACATGCATTCTGTACAGTTCTCAGCAATAATGGTTTGTACAAGAGCTGCTAAACTCTAGATATTTATGGTATATTTTACTTATAATATGCACATAAtcgtttcattttaaattactcgctaaaattttattttagatttaCATTCTACTTACTGCTTTTCAACAAATGCTTCAtgttcatcattttttttttctttatcataCCATGCAGCTataaaattttactatttttatataacaGACATTACGCCTCTATAACACACTGTAAAGATACTTTAAGTAATTAAGAAAAGTAATTGCAGTAGTTAGTGTTTTTCTGATTTGGGTGCCTTTTAAAATTTCCTTACTtaataagaaaaagtaaaaCACATGTTGTTCAGTTGTAAGTGATCTTTAAACTAAAAAAAGTTTAATTGCAAAGGGGTACAATTATATACAATAATCGTTAGTTGTAAAATTCGATGGAAACTTGAGTATTTGCTTGTACCCaaatgtaattaacgtcttcTTTTAAGTAAAAACACTGATAAATGATTGATTATTATAGATGTTGTTGTGGATATTCGTATACTCATCACTGCAGAGCTGGTATAGATGTTCAGAGTCATACTGCTAGCAATACCAAAGAAAAAGACCGCGAACAGTGGTCACCTGCTAAAAATACGCGTCCATTTCCAACTGATGCGTATGGCACAATTGAATTTCAAGGTGGACCACATCCAACGAAAGCACAggtaaataaagaagaagaaatcataCAATAACATCtaatattacatatacatatcaATCTTTCATCTTACATTTCTTTTAGTATGTAAGGCTAGCTTATGATACAAGACCAGAGCCAATAGTACAGTTATTATGCAGAGAATGGAACTTGGGATTACCTAAGTTATTAATAACTGTACACGGTGGACGCTCTAACTTTGAACTCCAGCCAAGTTTGAAAAAAGTGTTAAGGAAGGGTTTATTGAAAGCTGCAAAGACAACTGGAGCATGGATATTTACAGGGGGAACCAATACAGGTGGATTGAAATAAACAATtgataaaatgaagaaattatcTGTTAATTtaagtttatatatatatatgtgtgtattAATATAAACCTTTCAGGTATCACAAGACAAGTGGGAGATGCATTGTTATTAGAAAAATCTCAAAGACAAGGTCGCGTTGTAAGCATAGGTATCGCACCATGGGGAATTTTGGATAAAAGCCACGAGCTTGTAACTCGAGGCGGTGAAGTACCTTACGATTGTCTTTCGTCTCCATGGTAGAAATTCATAACTTTTTATTAACATATAatctattataaaaaattactccTATTTATTACAATTGTACAGGTCTAAATACGCAGTTTTAAACAATCGACATGCATATTTTTTATTGGTGGATAATGGTACTGGTGGCCGATACGGTGCTGAAATTGTGTTACGTAGAAGATTGGAAAAATACATTtccaatttaaaattacaaCCATGTAAATATAAATGCTTCAATAATTAtagtttataaatttttatataattaattgatttcttATTACAGATACACACAGCAGTATTCCTGTTGTAGCATTAGTGATTGAAGGAGGAACAAATACAATTCGTTCAGTTTTGGAGTATGTCACAGATGTTCCTCCTGTTCCTGTAGTAGTTTGTGATGGTTCAGGTCGAGCTGCTGATCTCATCGCCTTTATGCATAAGTAATTACTTAACAAttacttcataatttttatttttaaatgtgtaTCATTgggtattaatttaaaatacatttagATATGCATctgaaggagaaggagaaaatGGAGAAAACGAGGGACCATTAGAGAGTATGAGAGAACATCTTTTAGATACGATCAAGCGCACCTTTAAAGTAACTACTGAACAAGCATCTCAATTGTACTCTGAACTTTTACAGTGTACACGTAAGAAGCACttggtaaatataattttttataattttctccaACACCATTCATGTGTTTGTGCTATATATAAATTGCAATTACAGATAACAGTATTTAGAATAACTCAAGATCGTCCTCAAGAACTGGATCAAACAATATTGACAGCTTTGTTTAAATCTAAGCAGTTGTCTCCTGCTGAACAGCTGTCTTTGTCTTTGATCTGGAATAGAGTGGATATAGCACGTAGCGAAATATTTGTTTATGGACAAAATTGGCCACCAGGTGCTTTAGATCAAGCCATGATGCAAGCATTGCAACATGATAGAATTGATTTTGTAAAACTCCTCTTGGAGAATGGGGTTTCTATGCGTAAATTCTTATCGATTCCACGGCTTGAAGAATTATATAATACCGTAAGTATTGAAATTTTACTTGTGATATTATAGATATGTAATTAACTTTCCTATTTATATCGATTACATAGAAAGAAGGCCCTTCAAACACACTGGGCTACATTCTTCGCGATGTACGACCAAATATTCCACGTGGGTACATGTACACGTTACATGACATTGGTCTtgtcataaataaattaatggGTGGGGCGTATCGTTCCCAGTACACTCGGAGAAGGTTTCGCGTGATCTATACTAAAGTAATGAAGAGATCCGGAGGGCATCCTCAGCATATGCATCGAAATAGTTGCGTTTTAAGCAGCGGTAATCGCTATTATTCAGGATCTGGTAGCAAACAAGATAGTTTAACAATGAGTTTGCTTGCTGAGACTTTACCAGCTAATCGTGATACTCCACTTTTTGATTATCCTTTCAATGAATTACTTATTTGGGCTGTGTTGACGAAACGTCAGCAAATGGCTTTACTGATGTGGCAACATGGTGAGGAAGCTCTAGCGAAAGCACTTGTCGCCCTTAAGTTATACAAAGCGATGGCACATGAAGCTGCTGAAGACGATCTTGAAACGGAAGTCTACGACGAACTACGAAGCTATGGAAAAGAATTCGAAAACATTGGTATAAAGATATCCATCAtacaattttatgtaatttatgtctttatataatttactactcttatttcttcttttggCAGCCTTGGAATTGCTAGATTATTGTTACCGCCAGGATGACGATCAGACTCAACAATTATTAACTTCTGAACTTCAAAACTGGTCCGGTCAGACGTGTCTTTCGTTAGCAGTCACTGCTAATCATCGTCCACTTTTGGCACATCCTTGTAGTCAGATCATTTTAGCGGATCTGTGGATGGGTGGTCTTCGTACaagaaaaaatacaaatttaaagGTGATCATGTTGTAGATGTAAAGAAAAAGGATTTCTGTTCCTTTTATAATTGtattgttttctaaatttaGGTTGTACTTGGATTAGTTTGTCCTTTTTACATCACGCGTTTGGAATTCAAAAGTCGTGAGGAATTACAATTGATGCCTCAAACTCAAGAAGAACATTTGATCGCTCTTGAAGATGAGAAGGAAGATAGCGATTCAGAGCACGGCGTTCCAACTGGCCCAGACGTCGAGGTAATGACTTCTTTTTTTTGGTTTTAATAAAACTACGATAACAGATaagaagtaattatttgagAGTAATGTTTTACTTAAAACAACTAAACATTGATTAAATGTCTAGTGCAGACTAATGTTTGTGATTAGTATTGGTACGACTTACGAGTAAATAAAATTGCTATGAAGATGATAGAGTGCGGTGATTCGTATTAATCAATATGGGCTGTCACTGCATTGCACAAAAGTTCATCATTACACATTCCATGCTGcaattatcaatttatttttgaacataGCGGTAATCACGGCTTTGTTATGTTGAAATAATGTACTCGAATTTTGTCCATTCATGATACAAATCAATGAAGATgtgtaaataaacaaaatagttATGAAAATCAAATTGGACCCAAATATTTAAGTATACATCAGTATAATTGCAATAACGTTTACTTAGAATAcatttcattcataaaaatagTTTTCAGTAGCACAGTTGGTTGTACACGTGGTTGCTGGTTTTGAACTGTAGTTTGAAAGATTCTATGAAAACGTATACGCATGTAGGTTCTATTCATATAATTCTAAATATGTTTATGTGCCTGCATTACATTTTTCTAAGTACCCTAAATGAAACTTGAAGCATTATAGGTTCACCTGTGATTATATGTTCAAAGAGTATACATATTAGTTAAAATTACAATGTTACATTATTGTATGTGATTTCTTGCACATGTAAtagtaaatatgtatatttaaatatcttgtttaGGAGGGTAATTgcgtattgaataaaatataacatatcGATCACTTTTAGAGGTACTGAAATGTTCTTGCGACTGATAGACTATCTGGGTATGCGTATGAATTGTTTTTTAGAAACGTCATCGCAGGAGCCTGAGTGTACGCAACAAATCCAGCAGCCAACAAGGCACTAAGGTATATCTATAATGGCCTGAAATGCAATGAACTCTATGACCAATCAATTCACACTTTCCGGTGCACTTTTCAACTATCTTTCTTATGTTATTAGTTATCATCAAGGAAAACTTCTATTTATTCAGTATCGGAATCCGTACCGGTGAGGATGATAACTAAAGTTTCTAATGTAAAAAGAATCGTGTTGTATTATAAATACTAATATTCAAATTGTTTGTTTGATGTCAGATAGTGTACCGCCAAAATATCGGTATCGTTCCTATGGTATAAACCTGAATAGTGCAAGCCAATCGATGTTcaatatgtatattattaaatcaccTTTTCATTTCAATCTTCCTTACGACGTACCGATGTTTTTTATCGCGGTTGAAATCTCTAACCATTGTCAGTCGTTTGCTTTTGATTATttgtttttagtaattttttatttaatacattaaaatgtatacaattttgtaaattCAGAAAAGTTACATTTAAGGAATCATATCAATCTGAAACCAAACATAAAAGAAGCTGAAAATCTGTTCCgtaatacaattattttaaatttccacTCTTCCTGTACTGTATTATTGAATTGCACTAACTATTTTATACTCTACACAGCCATTACTCTTAACACAAACTGCACTCTATTCATCGctttccatttttattattatcttattTTACTCTTATCCTTTATAGTCTTGCAGCAGTTGAATTTGttacttattttttatgttcttttaatctattaaaaatataatcattaatagctattattattgaatatcaTTAGATTATTTAGCCCTTTTATAAAGTATTTCACAATATTCTACGTAACACATCCCTCTAcataatatatgtaatattcattaaaaaattcatttcactTATACAGTTTTATGTGATCATACAGAATAACAATGATGTATTTGTATAGAAATGATGTATGTTATCTATCTTTCCCTATCTTTTACAGTGTTATTAGAatgctataaaaatatttttgtttcagtgtTTGCTTCCTATATACTGTGTACCATTCTATTCACTTAGTTTCTTCAATTAATTTGTTAGTAATATTCGTACTGTAAATTGTTTCTGagaatgattaataatttggTAAAGATGACTATTGATACACGTCTGATTATACTTGAGAGATTCCTGTCATTTGTCTGTTAATGTCCTGTACTCTTTGTGAGATGTGAGTGAGTGTGAGTGTGAGTGTGAGTGTGAGTGTGTatgtgcgtgtgtgtgtgtacattatattgaaattttttttttcttttctttatatagGCTTTGATCAGCAATGAGCATACTACAACTGTAGCAAAGGATACAATTGTACAAGAGAATGGTAAAGTGTTGACAgacaatgatgatgttattcaTCGCGCATATGGTATTTCATCTGACTACTACAatgacataaaaaatagcagGCCGCTGAGGctgaagagaaaattatatgaattttataCAGCTCCTATCACAAAATTTTGGGCAAATGCTGTAAGTTTTATACGTTAACTGATATTCGCTTGTACATATTCAAACAAACATCATTAAACATTAAATGTATTTCTTTGGGTTGCAGATAGCATATATGATTTTTTTGGTTCTCTTTTCATATTGCATTCTCATACACATGGATGATCATCCATCATTGGCAGAGATTTATGCGATCGCATACATTTGCACATTAGGATGTGAAAAAGTACGAGAAATTGCCACCTCCGAACCAGCCACTCTTTCTCATAAATTTAGTGTATGGGCATGGAATATGTGGAATCCATGTGATGCAGcagctattattttttttcaaattggtCTGGCCTTACGTTTGCGGCATTCTACTCTTGACGTTGGTCGTGTTATTTACTGTGTTGATTGTATTTATTGGTACTTAAGGATATTAAATATCCTTGGTGTAAATAAGTACTTTGGTACGTTATGTCACCACATTAAGAAAAAGGACAAATATAAATACGTGCacaataaatgaatgaatttgttTCTTTGTTGCTTCAGGTCCGTTAGTTACCATGATGGGAAAAATggtgaaaaatatgatatacttTGTGGTACTTTTAACAGTTGTATTAATGAGTTTTGGAGTCACTCGACAAGCAATATTGAATCCAAATGCTGAACCCAAATTAAGAATCATAAGAGATGTATGTATTTTCTATACATCtttatttcaaaagaatttGTATGGTTATTAATTATATGTTTTTTTGTTTAGATATTTATGGAGCCTTACTTTATGTTGTACGGGGAGGTATATGCAGACAACATAGACCCTGATTGTGGAGACGAGCCAGGAATGATTCCCTGCCTACCAGGGCGCTGGATCACACCTGCTGTAATGTCTATTTATCTTTTAGTTGCAAACATCTTACTAATAAACCTTTTGATTGCGGTTTTCAATAATATATTCAATGAGGTAAACGCGGTAGCACACCAAGTTTGGATGTTCCAACGTTTTACCGTTGTTATGGAATACGAACAAAAACCAGTTTTACCTCCTCCGCTCATTGTAGTTTGTCACATATATCTGCTGGTGAAATATTTGCTGCGGTATGTGACTCAAGGAAAAACAAGTACCGGTGAAACGTACGACAACGGGCTCAAATTATTCCTAGAAGCAGACGACATGGaacgcttgtacgattttgaaGAGGACTGTGTCGAAGGATATTTTCGTGAACAAGAGTTAAAGCTTCAGATGTCGACAGAGGAACGTATCAAGGTTACTACGGAAAGGGTAGAAAATATGCATCAAAAAATAGAAGACATTGATAAGAAGGAAAACACTCAAAATGCTTCGCTTCAGGTAATCATATATTATCTATTCTCTCATTATTTAAACatctaatatataaatattttattctattgcAGGCTGTGGAATTTCGTATCCGTAAATTGGAAGAGTTAAATGAACAGACATTGGCACATCTAGGAGTTATCCATAGGTTTATGGCAACCCATATGCCCAATATAGAAGGCTTGTCCGGTCTCGACGTAGAAGGTCGTCAGCGCAGAATATCAGAACGGTCAGAAGTTCTCTCAGAAACAGACTCTCATACACAGCTACCAAGTATCGCAGCTAAGCGCAAAAGGCTCGTGCGATCACTGACTGATGGTACGTTTCTCAGTTTAGGTCAACAATTAGACGATGACATGTTGAAACATTCGGAAACGGTTACGTCACGTGAGAACCTTAGCAGAAACGACTCTTCGGTAAGCGGAGACGGGCATACCGTCCAAGATGATCTAAAGACAACAACGAGCCAAGAGACTGAAGTGAGCAGAGGAGATGTCGAGGGAGACACATTAAAGAAAGAGTCACAATCAGACAGCAAAGAAGCCAGCAGAGAACTGAGCGGAGAAGCAAGTAGCAGAGAGTTAAGCACAGATCCAAGTAGACAAACGAGTAGGGAATTGAGCAGGGATACAAGTAAAGATGCGACAAGCAAAGAGCCAAGCAGAGAAGCGAGCAGCGAAGCACCAACATCAGAACCTTTCAGACAAGATTCTTCAGAACGTCCTACCAGACAGAGCAGTAGGACGCGTTCAGAATCTGATGATGTAATGATACTACCCTCTGGAGTTGCTAGAGGTGTAACCTGGGCAGAGCCACGCGTTGCAGTAATTCCCTCAGTATCTTCAACGAGTAGCACGCAGAGATCCATTCTACTAGCAATGCGTGCTGAATACACCAGTATAACAGACGAATTAGAGAGTTACTGTGGCCTTCTTAGTCCACCTAGAACGCCACCGATTTCTCCTCCTCCTTCGAGGGCTAGGAATCTTTCAGAAATGTCCAATCCAGAAATGGCATGGCAGATTGAAAACGAACACTTAAGAGATGCTGAGGAATGCGATTACCAACAGATGGAGGACTTAATACAGAGGAGGTACATTGGAGACGACGAGGAATCCTTACAGGGACAGGACGATGCTAGTGCAAGTCCATTCTTCATATCAAATGAACATAGGCACCAGCTTCGTAGAGCTTCAGCTATTGATGAAGAGTCGCGAAGACCTCCACCTACTATCAGTGTAACTAGAGAAATTGAACAAACTCTTTCGAGGCCACCGATTCGAGAGTCTGAGGGCTCTGATCCCAACGATAAGAATCTGAGCACCGTACCTGCTCCAGCTTCGGAGACCATGTGTTAAATATCAGAGCTCTCCTCGAGGTAATTTCAGTATAGACTTGATAATGGATCTGACTCAACGAAActgaaaattctattttatcgCAGTATAATCAAACTgaatacatttttcttataGCACAAAGTACTGTTGAGCTCAAATCTAACGATTGTTTTTTAAAAACCAATTTAGTTGCAGTTTTTATTACAACATTTCGGAagcttttattataataatttatttaccttAAAGTACTTAGTACACATTGTACATATGcatataaatatgtacatacaaataGTGAAATTATCAAGCTTGCTGTTATCACGATTGATCTAGAAAATCAGATGTACATTACCAGCAATTTATAAttgcattttcaatttttaaatatgttgcatacaatttttgaaatatttatcaatGTAGACTATAATTATGAAAAGTATTCAATTATTACAACTTCACATTTGAATACTCTAATAATATcacttaaaatatattttattgtactgtaatttatttcttaactaTCAGCTTTACAAAGCTTCCAGTATATTTTAGATTTTGCTAGATTCCTATTAGAATATTTGTGCAACTGTCTTGGTATATCAATTGTAGTTACAATTTTTGTCTATATAAATTACCTTTTATTTTGTATGTATAACATATTTGTTGCAAACATACGTGTagtaaaatttaatcaattacttaaatcaattaattcttatgaacgtttttaatttttaatattttcaatcgtTTTATTGTTTGAATTTGTTAGaagtatttttttatcattGTATTGTACATTATAGCATGTCTGGGTGCGATTATTGCTATTAATGTATTAACAGTTATAATATATCAAAGATAATGTTTATGTGCATATCGAGTAACATGCCTGATGTTACAATGTATTGAGTTCTATCGAagtgtcgcagtgaagttggctacacattcactaactattcacgccgcgtcggtgagccaaTGGGCGAGATCGGCTCACCgacgacgcggcgtgaatgtgttagtgaatttgtagccaatttcactgcgacaagttcaatgcgaCTTTGAGCATAGTAAGCTTCACTAAAAAAAATGGCGTCACAGAAATTCCTACCATGCACGGTACTAAACatataattaaatcaattattaTAACTGAAGCCAATTACTTCAGATTTTCGAGTAActatttttttagaataatcacaataacgtttattattttaaataatgattaattCATGGAATAAAACttcaaatatttgatatttgatTCAAATATTCAAACTTCTATTGTGATAATTACAACAATTagtcaattacatttttttagcattaatttttaaatttatctgcGAATCGTATTGTGTTCTATTATCCATTCGtttgaatatttgaattaaaatcatTAGTTCAATTTCGACTCAAAATACATAATATATGTGCCTATTGAAAAATCACAATTATTAAACTTTGATGAAATATTGAAGACTTTTAATCGGAATACGTTTCTAGGAAACTTGTGTTGCCGCTGTGAATAGTATTTAATGCACTATACAAGTTCCTTCCATTTTTTAAATcgtgaattttaaaaaatggcaGTCTGTTGTCCCATTCAATGAGATTATTTGGTTTCATTTGGGTCTACCGttcgtttgaaaaaatgtacATATGCGTGTATTTCGGGCACATGGTGAAATCGAACATTTTTTCACCAACGACGTAATATATAAGTTGATGATGTAGTTTCACCTAATTTTAACGGTTAGGTGTTTTTCTTCTTCCCAAGATACTTCATTTTGTAATACGTTCGCTGGCACCTCCGCGGCAACGCAATTCTTTTTTAGAAAGATGTTGATATTTAAACTTTTGGAAAAAGAAGTGCTTTTATTTAAGTATATTGGGAAACGGAGACGAAATAATATACCAATTTGTGTTCAAAACTTCAATCGAAAAAATTAGGTGAAACTTAATctaatcgacacacgccgatttttatgtgctttgagtatgatatagaactcaataAAATATATGacgtgtattttttttatcggcaatcgtccatgctgaaagGGTAAAAATAGCCCCCAAAGTTGGGGTTGTAAAACATATTATCTTGAAGATTTGTGTGTTTTTGGATAGCAAATTTGTCTGTGTGACtatctttttgataaatttatttgtttaaaaaatatgttgaaaaataatctatttttgttattttttggggtaaaatgttgatctatttttatgaaaatttgtacAAGTAAACTATACATCTTGACAAAGAATGCggataaattggaatttttaagTTCACCATCATAGTAGATATTATTACGTTGCAAATTGTGCGCGGAACTTGTGTTGAAATGTTCGTGGTGTCGGCGGCATTTGTGATTCATACATTTCTTTGAGAGTTTTCATTATTGtaacaattatataaattagtATAGAATTGCATAgatgtataaaaaatttatttttgtttacttTCACATTTCTTCTACTTCAAAAATATTTGGAATGCACTATTAGTATCAGCTATCGCTTCCTTATAATTAGAACTTTTCAAGCACTTTTTTCAGcactttttaaaattagaagacCAATCCTTCTTGAGGGTACCaaaatcagctctttttagaaCTAATAACATCAGCTTTTCTCAGGGCTACCATACTCTTCTAAATGTGGAACAATTTTGAAGAAACAACCACTCCTATTTCAACAAACCACTGGCATTCCTCACGCCTGTCGTATTGACCTCTTTTACGATGGGGATTGTCAGTACTTTTACTTGCCATGCCGTTTTCCACTACTCATGAAACGATTAACAAAGCAtagtgtaaattaattaaataatattacacaAATTTATATCAAAGTGGAACGTAGACATTGCTATAGAGGGCCAGCAGAGTCGAGATGTAAATACAATTTGCAACGTAATAATAGCTACTGACGGTGAActtaaaaattccaatttatttGCATTCTTTGTCAAGATGTATAGTTTACTTgtacaaattttcataaaaatagatcaacattttaccaaaaaaaatgacaaaaatggattatttttcaatatatttttgaaacaaataaatttatcaaaaagatggctacatagaaaaatttgctatCCAAAAACATACAaatcaaattttgaatttttcgcttacacctaatagttcctgagatattcaagaaaatatgttttgtaaCCCCAACTTTGGGgactattttcaccccttcagcatggacgattgccgataaaaaaaatacgtgtcaaatattttattgagttctatatcatactcaaagcgcatcaaaatcggcgtgtgtcgattgggtaatgtcccttgttagtGGAATTCTTAAAGTTCTCAACACGTATTCGTTGGCGCTGATAGCTTTTTTTTCAAAGAGCGCTAATTATAAGTGAGGTATCGGAGGTGTTTCGTTCGTATAAAATGTGGAAAATTAAGTGTAAACCGGAAGCGATTAAACTAGCGTGAGCTAAATCAAATGTGAGGTACTTATAGCGTGAAAATCTGTAACTGCGGATCTGCAGAATTGTATTGGCTTTAGATGcgattttattttgataaatttagacACACTACACAGTCCAACAACAAGATCGACTTTCAGTGTAAATAATTTTCCGACGAGTATATTGTAAATGTGATGTAATTACACCGCTTTATTATCTTTTAGACACGTATGAATGACGTTTCGATTGAAAAACCGCATCATTAAGCTCCGTTGACAGAAAACTGAACATTTataattaatccttgaacagcggagcctgggttaTCATGActcaaatttataaaaagatttatatagaGGTATATTAATCtacagttaaatgtataatctttaaacgaaagagtttcatatattggaagaataatttttg
Encoded here:
- the Trpm gene encoding transient receptor potential cation channel, subfamily M isoform X1; its protein translation is MAIGSIICGSTTPRVKRKKAKATERSWIEATFQKRECSKFIPSAEDEHKFKQVQGDKNAEYDVITTSRCCCGYSYTHHCRAGIDVQSHTASNTKEKDREQWSPAKNTRPFPTDAYGTIEFQGGPHPTKAQYVRLAYDTRPEPIVQLLCREWNLGLPKLLITVHGGRSNFELQPSLKKVLRKGLLKAAKTTGAWIFTGGTNTGITRQVGDALLLEKSQRQGRVVSIGIAPWGILDKSHELVTRGGEVPYDCLSSPWSKYAVLNNRHAYFLLVDNGTGGRYGAEIVLRRRLEKYISNLKLQPYTHSSIPVVALVIEGGTNTIRSVLEYVTDVPPVPVVVCDGSGRAADLIAFMHKYASEGEGENGENEGPLESMREHLLDTIKRTFKVTTEQASQLYSELLQCTRKKHLITVFRITQDRPQELDQTILTALFKSKQLSPAEQLSLSLIWNRVDIARSEIFVYGQNWPPGALDQAMMQALQHDRIDFVKLLLENGVSMRKFLSIPRLEELYNTKEGPSNTLGYILRDVRPNIPRGYMYTLHDIGLVINKLMGGAYRSQYTRRRFRVIYTKVMKRSGGHPQHMHRNSCVLSSGNRYYSGSGSKQDSLTMSLLAETLPANRDTPLFDYPFNELLIWAVLTKRQQMALLMWQHGEEALAKALVALKLYKAMAHEAAEDDLETEVYDELRSYGKEFENIALELLDYCYRQDDDQTQQLLTSELQNWSGQTCLSLAVTANHRPLLAHPCSQIILADLWMGGLRTRKNTNLKVVLGLVCPFYITRLEFKSREELQLMPQTQEEHLIALEDEKEDSDSEHGVPTGPDVEKRHRRSLSVRNKSSSQQGTKLSSRKTSIYSVSESVPALISNEHTTTVAKDTIVQENGKVLTDNDDVIHRAYGISSDYYNDIKNSRPLRLKRKLYEFYTAPITKFWANAIAYMIFLVLFSYCILIHMDDHPSLAEIYAIAYICTLGCEKVREIATSEPATLSHKFSVWAWNMWNPCDAAAIIFFQIGLALRLRHSTLDVGRVIYCVDCIYWYLRILNILGVNKYFGPLVTMMGKMVKNMIYFVVLLTVVLMSFGVTRQAILNPNAEPKLRIIRDIFMEPYFMLYGEVYADNIDPDCGDEPGMIPCLPGRWITPAVMSIYLLVANILLINLLIAVFNNIFNEVNAVAHQVWMFQRFTVVMEYEQKPVLPPPLIVVCHIYLLVKYLLRYVTQGKTSTGETYDNGLKLFLEADDMERLYDFEEDCVEGYFREQELKLQMSTEERIKVTTERVENMHQKIEDIDKKENTQNASLQAVEFRIRKLEELNEQTLAHLGVIHRFMATHMPNIEGLSGLDVEGRQRRISERSEVLSETDSHTQLPSIAAKRKRLVRSLTDGTFLSLGQQLDDDMLKHSETVTSRENLSRNDSSVSGDGHTVQDDLKTTTSQETEVSRGDVEGDTLKKESQSDSKEASRELSGEASSRELSTDPSRQTSRELSRDTSKDATSKEPSREASSEAPTSEPFRQDSSERPTRQSSRTRSESDDVMILPSGVARGVTWAEPRVAVIPSVSSTSSTQRSILLAMRAEYTSITDELESYCGLLSPPRTPPISPPPSRARNLSEMSNPEMAWQIENEHLRDAEECDYQQMEDLIQRRYIGDDEESLQGQDDASASPFFISNEHRHQLRRASAIDEESRRPPPTISVTREIEQTLSRPPIRESEGSDPNDKNLSTVPAPASETMC
- the Trpm gene encoding transient receptor potential cation channel, subfamily M isoform X9, with translation MAIGSIICGSTTPRVKRKKAKATERSWIEATFQKRECSKFIPSAEDEHKFKQVQGDKNAEYDVITTSRCCCGYSYTHHCRAGIDVQSHTASNTKEKDREQWSPAKNTRPFPTDAYGTIEFQGGPHPTKAQYVRLAYDTRPEPIVQLLCREWNLGLPKLLITVHGGRSNFELQPSLKKVLRKGLLKAAKTTGAWIFTGGTNTGITRQVGDALLLEKSQRQGRVVSIGIAPWGILDKSHELVTRGGEVPYDCLSSPWSKYAVLNNRHAYFLLVDNGTGGRYGAEIVLRRRLEKYISNLKLQPYTHSSIPVVALVIEGGTNTIRSVLEYVTDVPPVPVVVCDGSGRAADLIAFMHKYASEGEGENGENEGPLESMREHLLDTIKRTFKVTTEQASQLYSELLQCTRKKHLITVFRITQDRPQELDQTILTALFKSKQLSPAEQLSLSLIWNRVDIARSEIFVYGQNWPPGALDQAMMQALQHDRIDFVKLLLENGVSMRKFLSIPRLEELYNTKEGPSNTLGYILRDVRPNIPRGYMYTLHDIGLVINKLMGGAYRSQYTRRRFRVIYTKVMKRSGGHPQHMHRNSCVLSSGNRYYSGSGSKQDSLTMSLLAETLPANRDTPLFDYPFNELLIWAVLTKRQQMALLMWQHGEEALAKALVALKLYKAMAHEAAEDDLETEVYDELRSYGKEFENIALELLDYCYRQDDDQTQQLLTSELQNWSGQTCLSLAVTANHRPLLAHPCSQIILADLWMGGLRTRKNTNLKVVLGLVCPFYITRLEFKSREELQLMPQTQEEHLIALEDEKEDSDSEHGVPTGPDVEKRHRRSLSVRNKSSSQQGTKLSSRKTSIYSVSESVPALISNEHTTTVAKDTIVQENGKVLTDNDDVIHRAYGISSDYYNDIKNSRPLRLKRKLYEFYTAPITKFWANAIAYMIFLVLFSYCILIHMDDHPSLAEIYAIAYICTLGCEKVREIATSEPATLSHKFSVWAWNMWNPCDAAAIIFFQIGLALRLRHSTLDVGRVIYCVDCIYWYLRILNILGVNKYFGPLVTMMGKMVKNMIYFVVLLTVVLMSFGVTRQAILNPNAEPKLRIIRDIFMEPYFMLYGEVYADNIDPDCGDEPGMIPCLPGRWITPAFVTYICW